A window of Fusarium musae strain F31 chromosome 1, whole genome shotgun sequence genomic DNA:
GTCGTCCTTGTTGACGAGGTTTCGGTGGTCGAGTAGCTTACGCTTCTGCTCTTCGGGGTCGTTTTCCTCTTCGTACATGTTTGCCAACTCACGACCACCAATGAAGAGTTCTGCACGGGCGGATACTAACTGATAAGTCCGTGGGCAAAGGAAGCTCTTCGCAAGAGGTGACATGCAGGCGGGATGGTTCATGATTAGGATAGGCTCGATGAATGACATGGGTTCCAGGTAAACGGCAGCCAGACGATCCAGCAGCTTGGCCAGCGAGGCAGGCACATCACCTGGCACCTTGATACCAGCAATCTTTAGGATAGCCAGGAGTTCGGGTAGAGCATCTGGAGATGAGAGCTTGGGCAGACGAAGCCCAAGGGCTTCTTGAAGTGCGGGAACGAATTCGACCCTTTTGAAAGGTCGCACGAACTGTTTCATATCGATGGAAGGCAGAGATGTGAGTTGGGTAGAGATGAGGTCCTGGGAGTGTTGGGCAAGACTGCAGAGTATCTCTTCGGTCTGGTTGATCAAGTCCTCCAGGTTACTGTAGGCGCTGTAGAACTCGCACATAGTAAACTCAGGGTTGTGTGTCGCGTCAACACCCTCGTTACGGAACGAAGGTCCAATCTCAAAGACCTTGTCAACGCCTCCAATAACGAGGCGCTTGAGCCATAATTCTGGGGCGATGCGTAAGGCGAGATCTCTATCCTTGAACTCCGTGGCTCTCGTGACAAAGGGGCGGGCCACCGCACCGCCAGCGTTTTCAGCAAGAATCGGTGTCTGGAACTCGAGGAATTTTCTTGAGTGAAAGTAATCACGCATGTGCTTGGTGATCTCGGCGCGCAGTCGGAGGACATCAATTGCTTGTCGGTTCACCAACATATCAACATGACGTTCTTGCATTCTGGTCTTGGGATCGGTGAGTTTCTCTGGAATCTGCTCCATGGTAGGAGACAGAAGTTCAGGCAAAGTCTTGGCCTCCAAGGTGAGTTCGCCGGCTTTAGTACGAACCGGAACACCAACGACAGCTGCCAGGCTGTAAGCATCTAGGATATAACAGGATAAACATTAGGGATCCTACATATGTGGTCGCCCACTTCTATTAAATTTCTCAACATTGCGAACTTCAAACCCCTTGCCTCCTCTTCTACCATGCACTTTGACCGGTTGAGCATAACCTGTAGACGCTCAAATTCATTCACGATGTCGAGAAAGACAAGATTCTTTCCGACGACGCGCTTGGATCGAACTCGGCCACAAACGCTGACATACTTGGAATCATCAAGGACATCTCGAAAAGCTTCATGAAAATCGGGTACCGTCTTGCGCTCTGCATGGTGGATGAGGCGAGGGTGTGTCTCTTGGAATAGAGGATCCTCGCTCTCTTTCTCCGCCCAGAGCTCAATTCGGCGCTGTTGCTTGAAAGACGAGTATCCGTCCAGGCCATCTTGGTTTCTAGCAGCCGAAGTAGCTAGGGACCTTCCAGATGCAACGCTTTGTGAGCCCCGTAATGTCCTTGAGTAATTGGCACAGCCGAGCGCATGTGAACAACGAGTACTTGTGGTTTGGGAGATCGACTGCATCAAAGGCCGACTGGCCCGTCGCAAGCATTGTGCAGGCATCATGGCTTCTGTCACTGTGTTAGCAATGCTTCAATAACTCATTGGTGAGACATCAAAAGAAATGCGTTGCGCCAGAATCAGAAAATTGGCAGTTTAAATCAACCACAGCAAGCCGTGTCAATCGCAGCGGTTCTGAAGCGAGTATGCGAATTCATCATTTAGGCAAAGGAAAGAGAGATACTTGAGAGGAATTTCCGTACTTACAATCATGATGGTAACATGGAACTCTCGCTCCAtgtataaagaaaaaagagaagcGATTTGAAGCCGATCTGCGAAATTTTAAAGAGAGCCGGTTCGCCGAAAATAATCCGGCTACCTTTGGTGGAGTCATCCAT
This region includes:
- a CDS encoding hypothetical protein (EggNog:ENOG41) — encoded protein: MPAQCLRRASRPLMQSISQTTSTRCSHALGCANYSRTLRGSQSVASGRSLATSAARNQDGLDGYSSFKQQRRIELWAEKESEDPLFQETHPRLIHHAERKTVPDFHEAFRDVLDDSKYVSVCGRVRSKRVVGKNLVFLDIVNEFERLQVMLNRSKCMVEEEARGLNLAAVVGVPVRTKAGELTLEAKTLPELLSPTMEQIPEKLTDPKTRMQERHVDMLVNRQAIDVLRLRAEITKHMRDYFHSRKFLEFQTPILAENAGGAVARPFVTRATEFKDRDLALRIAPELWLKRLVIGGVDKVFEIGPSFRNEGVDATHNPEFTMCEFYSAYSNLEDLINQTEEILCSLAQHSQDLISTQLTSLPSIDMKQFVRPFKRVEFVPALQEALGLRLPKLSSPDALPELLAILKIAGIKVPGDVPASLAKLLDRLAAVYLEPMSFIEPILIMNHPACMSPLAKSFLCPRTYQLVSARAELFIGGRELANMYEEENDPEEQKRKLLDHRNLVNKDDGSIAIEHNEMPEGEAAVEEALDEPFEDEDGDAAPLDQSYIKALDYGLPPTGGWGCGVERMVMLFSGANRISDCLSFGTIRNVVGLSSAEESKTSSEEDKGLEQDKQSGSKSS